The nucleotide window CCGCGGGTGGTGAGGTCGAGATCGAAGGTCTCGGTCTTGACCTCGCCCGCCTTGCCCTGGACCGAGAGCAGGAGCTCCGCCCCGTCGCCGCGCATGAATTCGCTGACGCCGAGCGAGCCGGCCTCGAAGCTGACGAGGTCGTAGCCGAGCCAGTCGGCCAGCGTCGCATTGAGATAGACGACGCGGCCGGCGGCATCGCACGAGAAGAAGCCCGCCGGCGCGTGATCGAGGAAATTGATGACCCGCTGAAGCTCCTGGAAGGACGTCTCCTGCTCGGTGCGGTCGCCGCTGATATCCGACAGCTGCCACACGGTGCAGCCGCGCTCGCCGCCCCGCCCCGTGGCCAGCGGCAGCGGCCGCACGCGCACCCGGTACCAGCACGGCTCGCCATCATTGCGCCCGAGCGGATGCGGCAGGCGGATTTCCTCCTCCGCCGCGCGCTCGGCCTCGGCCGCCCGCGTCAGGTGGAAGATCGCGTCGGTCGCGGCCGGATCGCTGGAGAAGACACGCTCGACGCCGCGCATTTCGGTCGGCCCCTCGGCGCCGATCAGCCGCGCATAGGCATCGTTCGCATAGACGATGCGCCCATCGCGCTCGACCACGAGGACGCCGTCTTCCAGCGTGTTGAGAAAGGCGGCGGGTACGGGACTTGCCGGCGCGCGCGAGGAAAAGCGCAGGAGGCCGATGGCCCCGGCGAACAGCGAGAACACGCCGACGACGGCAAGCACGCCCAGCAGCGCCAGCACGAAAGGCTCCGCCTGGCCGCGCTCCATCAGCGACAGGGCTGCGGCGGCACCGACAAGGCCGACCGCAAGCAGGATCAGCAACAGGATGCTGCCTGAGCGCTCCTGCCGCTCGACCGCGGGAGACGACGGACCCCGATCACTTCTGCTCATTCACATATCCCGTGGCGCCAATCGCGCCAGCCTCCCCTTCGGCACCCACCGTGCGCCCATGCGCCCGGCGACAGGAGCCGCTCCTAGCTGCGCCAGGCGCGGCGTTCCCGCATTCGATAAACGAAACCGATCACTTCTGCCACCGCGCGATACTGCTCTTCCGGCACTTCCTGGTCGATGTCGATCGCCGCGAAGAGCGCACGGGCCAGCGGCGGGTTCTCGATCACCGGCACCTCGTTGTCGCGCGCGATCTCGCGGATCCGCAGCGCCACCGCGTCTGTGCCCTTGGCGACGCAGATGGGCGCCTGCATGCCCTGCTCGTATTTCAGCGCCACTGCGTAGTGGGTCGGGTTGGTGACCACCACCGTGGCCTCCGGCACCGCCGCCATCATGCGCCGCCGCGACCGCTCCATGCGCAGCTGGCGGATCTTGCCCTTGACCAGCGGATCGCCCTCGGTCTGCTTGTATTCCTCCTTGATCTCGCGCTGGCTCATCTTCTGCTTGTCGAACCACTTCTTGCGCTGCCAGACATAATCGAGAGCCGCAACCACGGTCATGAACGCCAGGATCGCCGCGATCAGCTGCAGCACGAGGATCTGCACCTCCTCCAGCATCACGATTGTGTCGCGGAAGATCATCGTGTCGATCGTGTCGCGCTGCGGCCACAGCACGGCGACCATCAGGCCGCTGACCACCGCGATCTTCACCAGGCCCTTTGCGAAGTTGACGAGGCTTTCGGACGAGAACAGCCGCTTGAACCCCGCCAGCGGCGAGATCTTGGACAGTTTCGGCTTCATCCGTTCGGCAGACCAGATGAGCTGGTGCTGAATGATATTGCCGATGACCGCCGCCGCCAGCAGCAGGAGAAGCGGCAAGGCCAGGATGGCGCCGATCCGCAGCCCGGTGTCGCGCCACAACTGGCCGAGGCCGCGGGCATCGACAGGGATCTGGTGCGAATGGGCGAGATAGCCGCGCAGCGCAGCCTGCAGGTCGTCCGCCATGCCCGGTGCCAGCAGCGCCACCACCAGCCCGGTACCGAGCATGGTGAACCAGGTCGAGACCTCCTGGCTCTTGGCGACGTCGCCCTTCTCGAGCGCGTCGTCCAGCTTCTTTTGCGTGGGGTCTTCTGTCTTTTCGGCGTCGTCGTTCTGTTCGGCCATCGCCCTACCCCGCGATGAACCGGCCGAGCGCCGTCTCGAAATGCGACAGATACCACATCATCATCGTCACCAGCAGGGCGAAGAGCATCAACCCTCCGATGGCGATGTTGAGCGGCATCGCGATGAAGAAGATCTGCATCTGCGGCATCAGCTTGTTGAGCAGGCCGAGCCCGAAATAGAAAACGAGCCCGACCACGATGAAGGGCGCGGCGATGCGGATCGCGATCGAGAACAGCTCCGCCGTCAGCATCGTGGCGAGCTCCGCCATGTCGCCGACGGGCATGCCGCTCCCGGGCGGAAACAGGCGGAAGCTGTCGTTCATCGCGGCAATCACCAGATAGTGCAGGTCGAAGGCGAAGATCAGCGTGATGCCCAGCAGGCTCAGGAAGGAGCCGATCACCGCGCCCTGCTGGCCGTCCATCGTCGGATCGGTGGCCATGGCGAAGGCAAGGCCCGACTGGTTGGCGATGATCATGCCGGCGATGGACAGGACATAGGTGATCAGCCGCGCTCCCAGACCGACGAAAAAGCCGATCGCGAATTCGGACGCCAGCAGCACGCCGATGCGAGGCAGCGGCATGGTCGCATCGACCGAATAGAGCGGCGCAGCGACGGGATAGAAGACCAGCGTCAGCAACAGCGCCACCGCCAGACGGATATTCGGCGGAATCGACCCCTCCCCCAGGGCCGGCATCAGCATCAACATCGTGCCGAGCCGGGCGAAGAGCAGCATGAACAGCAGCGCCACCTGGGGAAGAAGGGAAATATCGAAGCTCATGGCCCGGCTATCCGGAGCCGGTGACGATGAGATCGGCGATGCGCGCCGTGTACGCCTCGAGCGCCTGTCCCATGAAGGGCAACGTTATGATCAATGTCACGAAGATGGCGAGGATCTTCGGCACGAAGACGAGGGTCATCTCCTGGATCTGCGTCAACGCCTGGAACAGGGCGATGACGACGCCCACCATCAGGCCGACGACCATCGGCGGAGCGGACACGATGATCAGGGTCCAGATGCCCTGGCGGGCGATATCGAGGACCTCCGGCCCGGTCATGACAGTCCTTCCGCTCCAGCCTTCCGCTCCGGCCTGCCGCGGGGCGGCAAGGACCGGCGGAGCCGCTCAGGCTCAGATCGGCATGCGCATGATTTCCTGATAGGCGGAGATCACGCGATCACGGACCGAAACGAGCGTTTCCAGGGCCACCTCGGTCTCGGCGACCGCAGTGACGACATCGACGACATTCGCCTTGCCTTCGGTCAGCGCCAGCGTCTGCTTGTCTGCGCCTCGGCCCTGATCGACCACCTCCTCGACGGCCGACTTGACCATGTTGGCGAAGTCCGGCGTCGGCGTCGACGAAGTCTTAACACTTGTATCCTGATTCGCACCCGCAAGCGCGGACGTCATGCGGTAGGCGGTGGCGGCGATCGACGGCGTGGACATGTCGTTCTACTCCGAAAGGAAGGCAGGCGCGGATCAGGCGCGCAGGATCTCGATGGTCTTCTGCAGCATGCGCCGCGTCGCGCTGATCAGGTTGAGGTTCGCCTCGTAGGAGCGCTGCGCCTCGCGCATGTCGACCATCTCGACCAGGGTGTTGACGTTGGGCGTGCGCACATAACCGCGCTCGTCGGCGGCCGGATGACCGGGCTCATAGCGGGTCTTGAAATCGGAGCGGTCGAACTCGACCGGCCCCAGTTCCACCACCTCGGCCTTGATGTTGCGGTCGAGTTCGGCACTGAAGGTCGGGATCTTGCGCCGATAGGGATCCTCCTGCGGCGTGCGCCCGGTGGAATCGGCGTTTGCGATATTCTCTGCGATGATCCGCATGCGGCCGTTCTGGGCCTTCAGGCCCGTTGCGGCGATGAAGATCGACTTGACGAAATCCACGGTCAAACTCCCCGGCCCCGAAGGGCCTGATCACGGCGCGCGAGCTCAGCCGTTGCGCGACAGAGCGGTACGGATGAGGCCGAGCCCCTTCTGGTAGAGCGAGGCAACCGTCTGGTAGTCCATCTGGTTGGCCGTCACCTTCATCATCTGCTCCTCGAGCACCACCGTGTTGCCGTCCGGCGTGATCTCGAAACCGCTGGCATCGTCGCGCTCCGCGCCGCCGCTCTCGCGCATCATCGAGCCGACGATATGGGCACTGCTGGTGCGGGCCGTCGCGAGGCCGACCGTACGGCTGGCCAGAGCCTTGTCGAAGGTGAACTCCTCGAGGTCCTTGCCCCGGAAGCCGGGCGTATCGGAATTGGCGACGTTCTCGGCCAGCACGCCCTGCCGGCTCTGATGCCATTGCATCTTCGACTTGAGCGCCTGAAACAGCGGCAGGTCCGAGACCGACATGGAACGATCTTCCCGTTGCAGCGAGGGTTAACGACTAGGCAGATCCTGCCGGGTAGATGGTTAACGAGGAGTTAACGATTAACGTTTCCGAAAGGAGGGGCCTCCGGTTTCCCGCACATGAGAGGCGCAAGTTCCGGTGGCCGCTTGCATATTGGCGGCGGATATCGGCATTTTTTGCCGATATGCGTTAACCTTCCCTCTTTGAGAGAATCGTACAAAACAGCTAAACAGGATGCAGTAAGGCAGGATTCGCGCGCGTTCGCCGGGCAAGACCGGTTGCGCGATGCCATGGATCGGGGTTAAGGCGCGGGGAACTCCAACGCCGGACGGACGGGTAGACCGGACCGCAAGGCTCGCGTGACAGGCGGGCGGCGGGCGCACCCTCGAACAGGAAGAGGCCGAGAAAGGCATGACAAGTTGGCTGGTTGACACCTTTCAGATGGAACCGGGTTGGGCCCGTGGCATAGGTTTCTTTCTCGCGGTGGCGATTGTCCTGGCGCTGATATCCGTCTTCATCTGGATCCTGCGCCGCATCGCCGGAAGCCGAAGCCTCGGCAGCCGCTCG belongs to Stappia indica and includes:
- the fliQ gene encoding flagellar biosynthesis protein FliQ; the encoded protein is MTGPEVLDIARQGIWTLIIVSAPPMVVGLMVGVVIALFQALTQIQEMTLVFVPKILAIFVTLIITLPFMGQALEAYTARIADLIVTGSG
- the flgB gene encoding flagellar basal body rod protein FlgB, which produces MSVSDLPLFQALKSKMQWHQSRQGVLAENVANSDTPGFRGKDLEEFTFDKALASRTVGLATARTSSAHIVGSMMRESGGAERDDASGFEITPDGNTVVLEEQMMKVTANQMDYQTVASLYQKGLGLIRTALSRNG
- the flgC gene encoding flagellar basal body rod protein FlgC, with the protein product MDFVKSIFIAATGLKAQNGRMRIIAENIANADSTGRTPQEDPYRRKIPTFSAELDRNIKAEVVELGPVEFDRSDFKTRYEPGHPAADERGYVRTPNVNTLVEMVDMREAQRSYEANLNLISATRRMLQKTIEILRA
- the flhB gene encoding flagellar biosynthesis protein FlhB — encoded protein: MAEQNDDAEKTEDPTQKKLDDALEKGDVAKSQEVSTWFTMLGTGLVVALLAPGMADDLQAALRGYLAHSHQIPVDARGLGQLWRDTGLRIGAILALPLLLLLAAAVIGNIIQHQLIWSAERMKPKLSKISPLAGFKRLFSSESLVNFAKGLVKIAVVSGLMVAVLWPQRDTIDTMIFRDTIVMLEEVQILVLQLIAAILAFMTVVAALDYVWQRKKWFDKQKMSQREIKEEYKQTEGDPLVKGKIRQLRMERSRRRMMAAVPEATVVVTNPTHYAVALKYEQGMQAPICVAKGTDAVALRIREIARDNEVPVIENPPLARALFAAIDIDQEVPEEQYRAVAEVIGFVYRMRERRAWRS
- the fliE gene encoding flagellar hook-basal body complex protein FliE — encoded protein: MSTPSIAATAYRMTSALAGANQDTSVKTSSTPTPDFANMVKSAVEEVVDQGRGADKQTLALTEGKANVVDVVTAVAETEVALETLVSVRDRVISAYQEIMRMPI
- the fliR gene encoding flagellar biosynthetic protein FliR, which translates into the protein MSFDISLLPQVALLFMLLFARLGTMLMLMPALGEGSIPPNIRLAVALLLTLVFYPVAAPLYSVDATMPLPRIGVLLASEFAIGFFVGLGARLITYVLSIAGMIIANQSGLAFAMATDPTMDGQQGAVIGSFLSLLGITLIFAFDLHYLVIAAMNDSFRLFPPGSGMPVGDMAELATMLTAELFSIAIRIAAPFIVVGLVFYFGLGLLNKLMPQMQIFFIAMPLNIAIGGLMLFALLVTMMMWYLSHFETALGRFIAG